AGGGCACTGAGATGCTGATCTGCAAGGTGGTGAAACCGCTGGTGTCCACGAACCGCATCCCGGACTTCGAGCACAAGCACCTGCAGGTGGTGCTCGATGGCAGCACCCAGAAGGTGGCGGTCGATGCGGTGGGCTGCATCCCGGGGGACTGGGTGATCTGCGTCGGCAGCTCCGCGGCCCGGGAAGCCGCCGGCAGCAAGTCCTACCCCAGCGATCTCACCATCGTGGGCATCATCGACCACTGGGATC
This portion of the Cyanobium sp. NIES-981 genome encodes:
- a CDS encoding carboxysome peptide A, whose protein sequence is MLICKVVKPLVSTNRIPDFEHKHLQVVLDGSTQKVAVDAVGCIPGDWVICVGSSAAREAAGSKSYPSDLTIVGIIDHWDPEAGKQAPPASGSSSGGSK